The Azospirillum brasilense genome has a window encoding:
- a CDS encoding replication initiator protein A — MDDHKTDQENAELLDRPVQLALRLDSPLRGDVNNDRALMAYSLFGLSKDKVESLPTYDDGKVKIEVRAPRDVGVATIWDKSVLIYAVSLLREKMAEGKMGPEVGKLHFTTSDLQRIVGKTAGGSAYDKIEGALERLQGTQIKTNLEAGGEGESGAFSWISDYKLLYRRGKKDGERQVRGLTLVLSNWVVRAALGNNLLTYSEDYFALKPIEKRLYEIARAHLGHGTAFWMALEPLRKRVGSDNDLRKFKNALGPVLQADRIPGYGVRIVEAAEYKELMTGRGASIARVLNADLPVIFWRKDAGEPESWIDIPRVEFDEVV; from the coding sequence ATGGACGACCACAAAACCGACCAGGAGAACGCCGAACTGCTGGACCGCCCGGTCCAGCTGGCGCTGCGGCTGGATTCGCCGCTGCGCGGCGACGTGAACAACGACCGGGCCCTGATGGCCTATTCGCTGTTCGGCCTGTCGAAGGACAAGGTGGAAAGCCTTCCCACCTACGACGACGGCAAGGTGAAGATCGAGGTGCGCGCCCCGCGCGACGTCGGCGTTGCGACGATCTGGGATAAGTCGGTGCTGATCTACGCCGTCTCGCTGCTGCGCGAGAAGATGGCCGAGGGCAAGATGGGCCCGGAGGTCGGCAAGCTGCACTTCACCACCAGCGACCTCCAGCGTATCGTCGGCAAGACCGCCGGGGGCAGCGCCTACGACAAGATCGAAGGGGCGCTGGAGCGGCTGCAGGGCACCCAGATCAAGACCAACCTGGAGGCCGGCGGCGAGGGCGAGAGCGGCGCCTTCTCCTGGATCTCCGACTACAAGCTGCTCTACCGCCGCGGCAAGAAGGACGGCGAGCGGCAGGTGCGCGGCCTCACCCTGGTCCTGTCGAACTGGGTGGTGCGGGCGGCGCTGGGCAACAACCTGCTGACCTATTCGGAAGACTACTTTGCGCTGAAGCCCATCGAGAAGCGGCTCTACGAGATCGCCCGGGCCCATCTGGGCCACGGCACCGCCTTCTGGATGGCGCTGGAGCCGCTGCGCAAGCGGGTCGGCTCCGACAACGACCTGCGCAAGTTCAAGAACGCGCTCGGCCCCGTGCTTCAGGCCGACCGCATCCCCGGCTACGGCGTGCGCATCGTCGAGGCTGCGGAGTACAAGGAGCTGATGACGGGGCGCGGCGCCTCGATCGCCCGCGTGCTGAACGCCGACCTGCCGGTGATCTTCTGGCGCAAGGACGCCGGCGAGCCGGAGAGCTGGATCGACATTCCCAGGGTCGAGTTCGACGAGGTGGTCTGA
- a CDS encoding LysR family transcriptional regulator gives MTLEQLRIFVAVAAQQHVTRAAAALNLTQSAVSAAVSSLEARHAVRLFDRVGRRIELTEAGRLFLNEAVAVLARAEAAERMLADLSALKRGRIAIHASQTITGYWLPERLVAFHRRYPDVDVAVKAANTAQVAKAVLDGAADLGLVEGEVADPLLDQDLLPGDRLLLLVGDGHPWRGRSDLPAAELHHSPWVLREAGSGTRSEFEEALRGQGRAPEDLPVTLELPSNEAVLSAVMAGAGATALSDLVARGALAAGHLHRVPFPLPERPFRLLRHRERGLSHAARTFRDLLLNE, from the coding sequence ATGACTCTCGAACAGCTCCGCATCTTCGTGGCGGTCGCGGCGCAGCAGCATGTGACGCGGGCGGCTGCCGCCCTGAATCTGACGCAGTCCGCGGTCAGCGCCGCCGTCTCCAGCCTGGAGGCGCGGCACGCCGTCCGCCTGTTCGACCGGGTGGGCCGACGCATCGAGTTGACGGAGGCCGGACGCCTGTTCCTGAACGAGGCCGTCGCGGTGCTCGCCCGCGCCGAGGCGGCGGAGCGCATGCTGGCCGACCTGTCGGCGCTGAAGCGCGGGCGCATCGCCATCCACGCCAGCCAGACCATCACCGGCTACTGGCTGCCCGAACGGCTCGTGGCGTTCCACCGGCGCTATCCGGACGTCGACGTCGCGGTGAAGGCCGCCAACACCGCCCAGGTCGCCAAGGCCGTGCTGGACGGCGCCGCCGATCTGGGTCTGGTGGAAGGGGAGGTGGCTGACCCGCTGCTCGATCAGGACCTTCTGCCCGGCGACCGTCTGCTGCTGCTGGTGGGGGACGGTCACCCCTGGCGCGGACGGAGCGACCTGCCGGCGGCGGAGCTGCACCACTCCCCCTGGGTCCTGCGCGAAGCCGGGTCAGGCACCCGTTCCGAGTTCGAGGAGGCGCTGCGCGGGCAGGGGAGGGCGCCCGAGGATTTGCCGGTGACGCTGGAGCTGCCCTCGAACGAGGCGGTGCTGTCGGCGGTCATGGCCGGGGCGGGGGCCACCGCCCTGTCGGATCTGGTGGCGCGCGGCGCGCTGGCGGCCGGGCATCTGCACCGCGTGCCCTTCCCGCTGCCCGAGCGCCCCTTCCGCCTGCTGCGCCACCGCGAGCGTGGGTTGAGCCACGCCGCCCGGACCTTTCGCGATCTTTTGCTGAACGAATAG
- a CDS encoding YeiH family protein encodes MPNELLPSLHRTLGALLPGILLCSGVSGAALALQSLEVRVFGQAWLEALVLAILLGVALRSVWAPGRRWKAGTDFSAKTLLEVAVMLLGASIDPETILGAGPGLVAGIAGVVALALAVSYGIGRLLGLPPRMAVLVACGNSICGNSAIAATAPVIGAHGDDVAAAIAFTAVLGVLVVLGLPLLVPLLGLTPMQYGVFAGLTVYAVPQILAATAPVGALSVQVGTLVKLLRVLMLGPVVVALALMAKPEGGEKGATAGVPLRRLVPWFILGFLALAGLRAAGLIPHAALAASQTAAGVLTVLSMAALGLGVDVRMLSRAGLRVTAAVVLSLAALGVIGLGLIRLLGIM; translated from the coding sequence ATGCCGAACGAACTGCTTCCATCGCTCCACCGGACCCTGGGCGCCCTGCTGCCGGGGATTCTGCTCTGCTCCGGCGTGAGCGGCGCGGCGCTGGCCCTGCAAAGCCTGGAAGTGCGGGTTTTCGGGCAGGCTTGGCTGGAGGCGCTGGTCCTGGCAATCCTGCTCGGGGTGGCCCTGCGCAGCGTCTGGGCGCCGGGACGGCGCTGGAAGGCGGGGACGGACTTCAGCGCCAAGACGCTGCTGGAGGTCGCGGTGATGCTGCTGGGCGCCTCCATCGACCCGGAAACGATCCTGGGTGCCGGACCGGGCTTGGTGGCGGGGATCGCCGGGGTGGTCGCCCTGGCCCTGGCGGTCAGCTACGGCATCGGGCGCCTGCTGGGATTGCCGCCGCGCATGGCGGTGCTGGTTGCCTGCGGCAACTCGATCTGCGGCAACTCGGCCATCGCGGCGACGGCGCCGGTGATCGGCGCGCACGGCGACGACGTGGCTGCGGCCATCGCCTTCACGGCGGTGCTCGGCGTTCTGGTGGTGCTGGGTCTGCCGTTGTTGGTGCCGCTGCTCGGCCTCACCCCCATGCAATACGGCGTGTTCGCCGGGCTGACCGTCTACGCGGTGCCGCAGATCCTGGCGGCGACGGCGCCGGTCGGCGCCCTGAGCGTCCAGGTCGGGACTTTGGTGAAGCTGCTGCGCGTGCTGATGCTGGGGCCGGTGGTGGTGGCGCTGGCCCTGATGGCGAAGCCGGAAGGGGGAGAAAAAGGCGCGACGGCCGGCGTGCCGCTGCGCCGGCTGGTGCCCTGGTTCATCCTCGGCTTCCTGGCGCTGGCCGGGCTGCGGGCGGCGGGGCTGATCCCGCACGCCGCCCTGGCAGCCAGCCAGACCGCGGCGGGCGTCTTGACGGTGCTGTCGATGGCCGCGCTGGGGCTCGGGGTGGATGTGCGGATGCTGTCGCGGGCGGGTCTGCGCGTCACCGCGGCGGTGGTGCTGTCGCTGGCGGCGCTCGGCGTCATCGGGCTGGGGCTGATCCGGCTGCTGGGAATCATGTGA